The Sorangiineae bacterium MSr11367 genome window below encodes:
- a CDS encoding HTH domain-containing protein has protein sequence MRRTERLFALAEYLRGRRTGVTAEVLAERFNVTVRTIYRDLDTLRDASMPLSAERGRGGGYALDRSYSLPPVNFTAREAALIVALGRFAIDMRLMPFADTLDSGLDKVRAALSTSAQRELLTRLKELSFQGVPALPSKKAVRAAIERAWFEQQPVQITYVDSNYIQTTRDVRIESVIMDRHETRIDATDLAAGERRHFRLDRIEHAEILRPNTL, from the coding sequence ATGCGCCGCACCGAGCGCCTGTTTGCCCTCGCCGAATACCTACGCGGCCGCCGCACCGGCGTCACGGCCGAAGTTCTCGCGGAGCGCTTCAACGTCACCGTTCGCACGATCTACCGCGATCTCGACACCTTGCGCGACGCCTCCATGCCGCTATCGGCCGAGCGCGGTCGCGGTGGCGGCTATGCGCTCGACCGCAGCTACAGCCTCCCGCCGGTGAACTTCACCGCACGCGAGGCCGCGCTCATCGTGGCACTGGGCCGCTTCGCCATCGACATGCGGCTGATGCCCTTCGCCGACACGCTGGATTCGGGCCTCGACAAAGTACGCGCCGCCCTCTCCACGTCCGCGCAGCGCGAGCTCCTCACGCGCCTCAAGGAGCTATCCTTCCAAGGCGTCCCCGCCCTCCCGAGCAAAAAAGCCGTACGCGCCGCCATCGAGCGCGCCTGGTTCGAGCAGCAACCGGTTCAAATCACCTACGTGGACAGCAACTACATCCAAACGACGCGCGACGTCCGCATCGAATCCGTCATCATGGACCGCCACGAAACGCGCATCGACGCTACCGACCTCGCCGCCGGCGAACGCCGCCACTTCCGCCTCGACCGCATCGAACACGCCGAAATCCTACGCCCCAATACCCTCTGA
- a CDS encoding extensin family protein yields the protein MQKLRWVGLVSAVLATLVAGEGDAKGDGPAKPAGFANADPADDMIVGPPVPRDDCEAALKAEGIRFSTARLGVQKRKTMTCGSEQVIVYHRSAAGIAYDPPAMLTCNMALALSRLDAVVQEEAKRAFGKRIVRIHQLGTFACREMKAYPGWVSEHSYANAIDLETFTLEDGKVISVLRHFDKADAPAKAEGRFLRQISQRAYDENLFSNVLTPFFDALHRNHFHIDLGRYRTDGTRG from the coding sequence ATGCAGAAGCTGCGGTGGGTCGGCCTCGTATCGGCCGTGCTGGCTACGCTGGTTGCGGGGGAGGGGGACGCCAAGGGCGATGGCCCGGCCAAGCCGGCGGGCTTTGCAAACGCGGATCCTGCGGACGACATGATCGTCGGCCCACCCGTGCCGCGCGACGATTGCGAGGCGGCGCTGAAAGCGGAGGGCATCCGCTTCTCGACCGCACGCCTCGGCGTTCAGAAGCGCAAGACCATGACGTGCGGCTCCGAGCAGGTGATCGTCTACCACCGCAGCGCGGCGGGCATCGCGTACGACCCGCCGGCGATGCTCACGTGCAACATGGCACTGGCCTTGTCACGCCTCGATGCCGTGGTGCAGGAGGAAGCGAAACGCGCCTTTGGCAAGCGCATCGTGCGCATTCATCAACTGGGCACCTTCGCGTGCCGCGAGATGAAGGCCTATCCGGGATGGGTGAGTGAGCACTCCTACGCCAACGCCATCGATCTGGAGACTTTCACGCTGGAGGACGGCAAAGTCATCTCGGTGCTCCGCCACTTCGATAAGGCCGATGCGCCCGCCAAGGCCGAGGGCCGCTTCCTCCGCCAGATCTCGCAGCGGGCCTACGACGAGAACCTCTTTTCCAACGTACTTACGCCGTTTTTCGACGCCCTTCATCGCAACCACTTCCACATCGATTTGGGTCGCTATCGGACGGACGGAACGCGCGGATAG
- a CDS encoding DUF2214 family protein — MSSILAALHLLALGVGLGGVYVRGRQLRYPLDDARLRNLFAADNAWGVAAVLWLVTGLWRFLGGIEKPTGWYLHNPLFHAKLTLFILILALEAYPMTMLIKWRIRVKKNMSIDPSPLSRMRLFNRLEIASVVVIVFIATFMARGHGI, encoded by the coding sequence ATGTCGAGTATCCTCGCGGCCCTTCATCTGCTGGCGTTGGGCGTTGGCTTGGGTGGCGTGTACGTTCGCGGGCGCCAACTTCGCTATCCGCTGGACGACGCGCGGCTCCGCAATCTGTTCGCGGCGGACAATGCCTGGGGGGTGGCGGCGGTTCTCTGGCTGGTCACGGGGTTGTGGCGCTTTCTCGGCGGCATCGAGAAGCCCACCGGTTGGTACCTGCACAACCCGCTTTTCCACGCCAAGCTCACGCTCTTCATCCTCATCCTGGCCCTCGAGGCCTACCCGATGACCATGCTCATCAAGTGGCGCATCCGCGTGAAGAAGAACATGAGCATCGACCCCTCACCTCTCAGCCGCATGCGCCTCTTCAACCGGCTCGAGATCGCCTCCGTCGTCGTCATCGTCTTCATCGCCACCTTCATGGCCCGCGGCCACGGCATCTAA